The Desulfoscipio gibsoniae DSM 7213 genome contains a region encoding:
- a CDS encoding response regulator transcription factor, translating into MKILVIDDDKKITSMMQRVLTFEGHEAFIAYNGEEGLHQADECKPDLVILDIMMPGMDGWEVCRRLRMHSDVPILMLTARDEVADRVRGLDVGADDYLVKPFALEELLARVRALLRRVRRLGQGNGLVLNFADLTLDLEIREARRGGEVISLTTREYELLKLFMQHPRQVLTRNQIMEQIWGYDFSGESNVLEVYIGSLRQKLEHPQAPKLLHTVRGVGYTLREQ; encoded by the coding sequence TTGAAAATACTGGTTATCGACGATGATAAAAAAATTACCAGCATGATGCAAAGGGTGCTTACCTTTGAAGGTCATGAAGCGTTTATTGCGTATAACGGTGAAGAAGGGCTGCACCAGGCTGATGAATGTAAGCCGGACCTGGTAATACTGGACATTATGATGCCGGGTATGGACGGCTGGGAGGTGTGCCGGAGGTTACGGATGCACAGTGATGTGCCCATTTTGATGCTCACCGCTCGGGACGAGGTGGCGGACCGGGTGCGGGGTTTGGACGTAGGTGCCGATGACTACCTGGTGAAACCATTTGCGCTGGAGGAACTGCTGGCCCGGGTCAGGGCATTATTGCGCCGGGTGCGCCGGCTTGGCCAGGGTAACGGGCTAGTGCTGAACTTTGCGGATTTAACGCTGGATCTAGAAATAAGGGAGGCCCGGCGGGGCGGCGAGGTAATATCCCTGACCACCCGGGAATATGAGCTGCTCAAGCTTTTTATGCAACACCCCCGCCAGGTACTTACCCGGAACCAGATCATGGAACAAATCTGGGGCTATGATTTTTCCGGGGAATCCAACGTGCTGGAGGTTTACATCGGCAGCCTGCGCCAGAAGCTGGAGCACCCGCAAGCACCCAAGCTGCTCCATACCGTGCGGGGTGTAGGTTATACTTTGAGGGAGCAGTGA
- a CDS encoding trypsin-like peptidase domain-containing protein: MIRDKSLRTTVIGILAALVLEAALLGGLFLYLPRENFNPAMAATSGTQNVKSAVAPVGTDIIADTVTKTSPAVVKIETIQKSTYRNDPFFNDPFFREFFGSQRPYNAQPDVSQGMGSGFIISEDGYVLTNEHVISSADQINVYLTDQEKPLTAKVIGADEELDLAVLKISSDEKLPYLQLGNDDDTLVGEWVIAIGNPYGLDHTVTAGVISAKGRPVQVEDRQYKNLLQTDASINPGNSGGPLLNLEGEVIGINTAVNASAQGIGFAIPANTVKSVLETLIENGKVSRPWMGVYIQTLNDDLARRLGLQSSQGAVLSGVVAGSPADKAGLKQGDVILAINKEKIADAGDITNVIEKSKVGDKITLLVERDGSQKNITVTLAEK; encoded by the coding sequence ATGATCAGGGACAAATCTTTACGGACAACGGTTATTGGCATTTTGGCGGCACTGGTGCTGGAGGCCGCCCTGCTGGGGGGACTATTCTTGTATTTACCGAGGGAGAATTTTAACCCGGCAATGGCGGCGACCAGCGGAACACAAAATGTAAAAAGCGCTGTGGCACCGGTGGGCACGGATATAATTGCCGACACTGTAACTAAAACCAGCCCGGCAGTGGTTAAAATTGAAACTATACAAAAAAGTACCTATCGCAATGACCCTTTTTTTAACGATCCCTTTTTCCGTGAATTTTTTGGTTCACAGCGCCCTTACAATGCGCAGCCGGATGTGAGCCAGGGAATGGGCTCAGGATTTATTATCAGTGAAGACGGTTACGTATTAACCAATGAACACGTAATCAGCAGCGCCGATCAAATTAATGTATATCTAACTGACCAGGAAAAGCCGCTGACTGCCAAAGTGATTGGCGCAGATGAAGAACTTGACTTGGCAGTGCTTAAGATCAGTTCGGATGAAAAACTGCCTTATCTGCAGTTGGGCAACGATGATGATACCCTGGTGGGTGAATGGGTTATCGCCATCGGCAACCCGTACGGGCTCGATCATACCGTTACAGCCGGTGTGATCAGTGCCAAAGGCCGGCCGGTGCAGGTAGAGGACCGGCAGTACAAAAATTTGCTGCAAACTGACGCGTCCATTAACCCTGGCAACAGTGGGGGCCCGCTTTTAAACCTGGAGGGGGAGGTAATCGGTATCAACACGGCAGTAAACGCCAGTGCCCAGGGAATTGGCTTTGCTATTCCCGCCAATACCGTTAAATCAGTGCTGGAAACATTGATTGAAAATGGCAAGGTATCCCGCCCCTGGATGGGTGTTTATATTCAGACTTTAAATGATGATCTGGCCAGACGGCTGGGCCTGCAAAGCAGCCAGGGCGCTGTGCTGTCCGGGGTGGTGGCGGGATCCCCGGCAGATAAAGCGGGTTTAAAGCAGGGAGATGTCATTTTGGCCATCAACAAGGAAAAGATTGCCGACGCTGGTGACATAACCAATGTTATTGAAAAAAGCAAAGTGGGCGATAAAATTACTCTGTTGGTGGAAAGAGACGGTTCCCAGAAAAACATAACCGTCACCCTGGCGGAAAAGTAG
- a CDS encoding nitroreductase family protein has product MELIEVIRKRRSIRKYKPDPVPDEYIRKIMEAARLAPSGTNLQPWRFVVVKSAEKRRELAQHTLEFVATAPVVVACCIDITAYKYTPQRIKELTDAGAFTGIDMGAFGGDEYMKKRQAMDENALRAYASLNCAISIEHLILRATDLGLGTCWVMMFKQNGVKEVLKLGESIQVVALVPVGYADQDPAPRPRLPMEDLLIQEV; this is encoded by the coding sequence GTGGAGTTAATCGAAGTAATTCGCAAGCGCAGAAGTATCCGAAAATATAAGCCCGACCCGGTGCCTGATGAGTACATTAGAAAAATAATGGAGGCGGCCCGGCTTGCCCCATCGGGAACCAACCTGCAGCCCTGGCGGTTCGTGGTGGTCAAAAGCGCGGAAAAACGCAGGGAGCTGGCCCAGCACACCTTGGAATTTGTCGCCACCGCACCCGTGGTAGTGGCCTGCTGCATAGACATTACCGCCTATAAGTATACCCCGCAGCGAATTAAGGAGTTGACCGATGCCGGAGCTTTTACCGGTATAGATATGGGAGCCTTCGGTGGCGATGAATATATGAAAAAACGTCAGGCGATGGATGAAAATGCGCTCCGGGCGTATGCTTCCCTTAACTGTGCCATTAGCATTGAACACTTGATTTTACGCGCCACCGACCTGGGTTTGGGTACTTGCTGGGTAATGATGTTTAAACAAAACGGTGTTAAGGAAGTATTGAAACTGGGTGAAAGTATCCAAGTGGTGGCATTAGTACCGGTGGGGTATGCAGATCAGGACCCGGCACCGAGACCCCGTCTGCCTATGGAGGATTTGCTGATTCAAGAGGTTTAG
- the mutT gene encoding 8-oxo-dGTP diphosphatase MutT — MQTIVVTAAIIKHRDRVLIAQRKENVHQALKWEFPGGKLEAGESPEQCLVREIREELGLTINVQKIFEVVSHIYGERHIILLCYLCRLIGGSAQTRDCHDFRWVEINELYFYDFAEADLPVVSNLQKRK; from the coding sequence ATGCAAACCATTGTGGTTACAGCGGCCATAATAAAACACAGGGATCGGGTGTTAATCGCCCAGCGCAAGGAAAATGTGCACCAGGCGCTGAAGTGGGAATTTCCCGGCGGTAAACTGGAGGCCGGCGAATCTCCGGAGCAATGCCTGGTCAGAGAAATACGTGAGGAATTGGGGCTTACCATTAATGTACAGAAAATCTTTGAGGTGGTATCTCATATCTATGGGGAACGGCACATTATTTTGCTTTGCTATCTTTGCAGGTTAATCGGAGGTAGTGCCCAAACCCGGGACTGTCACGATTTCAGATGGGTGGAAATTAATGAGCTGTACTTTTATGATTTTGCCGAAGCGGACTTGCCAGTAGTGAGCAATCTGCAAAAAAGGAAATAA
- a CDS encoding rubrerythrin family protein, with protein sequence MTTKTNDNLMASFAGESQANRKYLAYAKKAEKEGKDKIARLFHVIAEAETIHALKHLETAGKVGSTLDNLKAAIEGETYEFSTMYPEFIEDAKQEGQAAATKSFNLANEAEKVHAQLYQKAFKELEENGDMQVDSFHLCPVCGYVAENHPPERCPICNAPAKSFKAY encoded by the coding sequence ATGACAACAAAAACCAATGATAATTTAATGGCTTCTTTTGCTGGCGAATCCCAGGCCAACCGTAAGTATCTGGCCTATGCAAAGAAGGCGGAGAAAGAAGGCAAAGATAAGATTGCCCGTCTATTTCATGTAATAGCCGAAGCAGAAACCATCCATGCCCTTAAACATCTTGAAACAGCCGGTAAAGTAGGTTCTACACTGGATAACCTTAAAGCGGCCATTGAGGGCGAAACCTATGAGTTCAGCACTATGTATCCTGAGTTTATTGAAGATGCCAAGCAAGAAGGTCAGGCCGCAGCCACCAAGAGTTTTAATTTGGCCAACGAGGCCGAAAAAGTACATGCCCAGCTGTATCAAAAGGCATTTAAGGAACTGGAGGAAAACGGAGACATGCAGGTTGATTCATTCCATCTCTGCCCGGTATGCGGCTATGTTGCTGAAAATCATCCTCCTGAGCGGTGTCCCATTTGCAATGCACCGGCTAAATCTTTTAAGGCATATTAA
- a CDS encoding Fur family transcriptional regulator: MINKLKKLGLRATPQRMAIMQLLEGNTNHPSAEEIYRELKPAYPSLSPATVYNTLEALARAGEIQEISIDPQRRRFDPNPRPHCHFLCYRCQRVFDLAVALEDIPVPKQVGSFNIHSFSLYLYGECDQCSGIKNGSFKS, from the coding sequence ATGATCAATAAACTAAAGAAACTTGGCCTGAGGGCTACGCCCCAGCGCATGGCGATCATGCAATTACTGGAAGGTAATACCAATCACCCTTCGGCGGAGGAGATATACAGGGAGTTAAAACCGGCATATCCATCACTATCTCCGGCCACCGTATATAATACGTTGGAAGCACTGGCCAGGGCCGGTGAAATTCAAGAGATAAGTATTGACCCACAGCGGCGCCGATTTGACCCCAATCCCCGGCCACATTGTCACTTCCTTTGTTACCGTTGTCAGAGGGTTTTCGATTTGGCTGTCGCCCTGGAGGATATACCTGTGCCAAAACAGGTGGGCAGTTTTAATATTCATAGTTTTTCACTGTATCTTTACGGGGAGTGTGACCAATGCAGCGGCATCAAAAATGGTAGCTTTAAATCATAA